The Skermanella pratensis genome has a window encoding:
- a CDS encoding CDP-alcohol phosphatidyltransferase family protein, which yields MLDARLRRLIDPPLGRAGAVLARRGVPADAVTLAGFAVGAAAFPALAVGSYGAALALILLNRAMDGLDGAVARHAGATDFGGYLDIVCDFLFYSGVVFFFAVGRPEDALAAAFLVFSFVGTGSSFLAYAILAAKRGITTEIRGAKSLYYVGGITEGTETIALFAAMCLFPDAFPWLAWGFGALCWLTTAARIAAAARTFRD from the coding sequence ATGCTCGACGCCCGCCTGCGGCGGTTGATCGACCCGCCCCTCGGCCGCGCAGGCGCGGTCCTCGCCCGCCGCGGCGTGCCCGCCGACGCCGTGACGCTGGCGGGGTTCGCCGTGGGAGCCGCAGCCTTCCCGGCGCTGGCGGTCGGGTCTTACGGCGCGGCGCTGGCGCTGATCTTGCTGAACCGGGCGATGGACGGCCTGGACGGCGCGGTCGCGCGCCATGCCGGAGCCACCGACTTCGGCGGCTACCTGGATATAGTCTGCGACTTCCTGTTCTATTCGGGAGTGGTGTTCTTCTTCGCCGTGGGCCGGCCGGAAGACGCGCTGGCCGCCGCCTTCCTGGTGTTCAGCTTCGTCGGTACCGGCTCGTCGTTCCTGGCCTACGCGATCCTGGCGGCCAAGCGCGGCATTACCACCGAGATCCGCGGCGCCAAGTCGCTCTACTACGTCGGCGGCATCACCGAGGGGACCGAGACCATCGCGCTGTTCGCGGCGATGTGCCTGTTCCCCGACGCCTTCCCCTGGCTCGCCTGGGGCTTCGGCGCCCTGTGCTGGCTGACGACGGCGGCAAGGATCGCGGCGGCGGCCCGGACTTTCAGGGATTGA
- a CDS encoding phosphatidylcholine/phosphatidylserine synthase yields MTARTERARRRNRPPRLSGLSINRLLPNMLTMLALCAGVTAMRFAIQGRFEAAVVSVMIAAVLDALDGRIARLLNGQSRFGEELDSLSDVVSFGVAPAITLYLWVLAGAGTPGWIAVLAFSVCAALRLARFNSKLGDSDLPPTPTTISPGSRRRQQPGWCCCRW; encoded by the coding sequence ATGACCGCCCGCACCGAACGCGCCCGCCGGCGCAACCGTCCACCCCGCCTGAGCGGCCTGTCGATCAACCGGCTGCTGCCCAACATGCTGACCATGCTGGCCCTGTGCGCCGGCGTCACAGCCATGCGCTTCGCGATCCAGGGAAGGTTCGAGGCGGCCGTGGTGTCGGTCATGATCGCCGCCGTGCTCGACGCCCTGGACGGCAGGATCGCCCGGCTGCTGAACGGCCAGAGCCGGTTCGGCGAGGAGTTGGACAGCCTGTCCGACGTCGTCAGCTTCGGCGTGGCGCCGGCCATCACCTTGTACCTTTGGGTCCTCGCCGGTGCCGGCACGCCGGGCTGGATCGCGGTGCTGGCCTTCAGCGTCTGCGCGGCGCTGCGGCTCGCCCGGTTCAACAGCAAGCTGGGCGACTCGGACCTGCCTCCTACGCCTACAACTATTTCACCGGGGTCCCGGCGCCGGCAGCAGCCGGGCTGGTGCTGCTGCCGCTGGTGA